The Streptomyces albofaciens JCM 4342 genome has a segment encoding these proteins:
- a CDS encoding SH3 domain-containing protein, whose protein sequence is MFRIPRAAAALAATAAVLTLAGSTVATAAGTSAPARQTASPAVQAIVCTVNDNGVNYRGGPGTNYPVLGQVNRGQKMNARGREGSWIMGDLWGGRTGVWIHAAYLDC, encoded by the coding sequence ATGTTCCGCATCCCTCGCGCCGCCGCCGCACTCGCGGCCACCGCGGCCGTGCTCACGCTCGCCGGCAGCACGGTGGCCACCGCCGCCGGCACCTCGGCCCCCGCCCGGCAGACCGCCTCGCCCGCGGTCCAGGCCATCGTCTGCACCGTCAACGACAACGGCGTCAACTACCGCGGCGGCCCGGGCACCAATTACCCGGTCCTGGGTCAGGTGAACAGGGGCCAGAAGATGAACGCGAGGGGCCGCGAGGGTTCCTGGATCATGGGTGACCTCTGGGGCGGCCGTACCGGGGTGTGGATCCACGCCGCCTACCTGGACTGCTGA
- a CDS encoding SDR family oxidoreductase, whose product MSATPPAPPPPPAPLDGRTVVVIGGSSGIGLEVARRSVTAGASVVLGGRNEDRLAEAARELGPAARWHPVDNTDKRSIAAFFDTVDHLDHLFTPAASYRTGPMRELSDEDAESPFVSKFWGQYHAVRHAAPRLSQDGSVVLMSGAASVRPAGPAPAYVACNAAIEGLGRGLAVELAPVRVNVVSPGMIDGSLWSGRPADVREQAAGHYREAALLNRLGTEPEVAETVLFLFTNGYMTGSTLYPDGGYALR is encoded by the coding sequence ATGAGCGCCACCCCGCCCGCGCCTCCGCCCCCGCCCGCCCCGCTCGACGGACGCACTGTGGTCGTCATCGGCGGCTCCTCCGGCATCGGCCTGGAGGTGGCCCGCCGTTCCGTCACCGCCGGAGCCTCCGTCGTCCTCGGCGGCCGCAACGAGGACCGCCTCGCCGAGGCCGCCCGCGAACTGGGCCCGGCGGCCCGGTGGCACCCCGTCGACAACACCGACAAGCGGTCCATCGCCGCCTTCTTCGACACCGTCGACCACCTGGACCACCTGTTCACCCCCGCCGCCTCCTACCGGACCGGCCCCATGCGCGAGTTGTCCGACGAGGACGCGGAGAGCCCGTTCGTGTCCAAGTTCTGGGGCCAGTACCACGCCGTCCGCCACGCCGCACCCCGCCTGTCCCAGGACGGCTCCGTGGTGCTGATGTCCGGCGCCGCGAGTGTCCGTCCGGCCGGTCCGGCGCCCGCCTACGTCGCGTGCAACGCGGCGATCGAGGGCCTGGGGCGCGGTCTGGCCGTCGAACTGGCGCCCGTCCGTGTCAACGTCGTCTCGCCCGGCATGATCGACGGCAGCCTCTGGTCCGGGCGCCCGGCCGACGTACGCGAACAGGCCGCCGGGCACTACCGCGAGGCCGCCCTCCTCAATCGCCTCGGCACCGAACCCGAGGTGGCCGAAACCGTCCTCTTCCTCTTCACCAACGGCTACATGACGGGCTCGACGCTGTATCCGGACGGGGGGTACGCGCTGCGGTGA
- a CDS encoding class I SAM-dependent methyltransferase: protein MTDHSHGTTTPAPGHDDDHGRKPDPAGHRHHHHHDDHTTVDWEALAAHLESEAEFQTPMLDQATAWLRDLLTEPSGPGPDAVRRVLDVGSGPGVTSCLLARAFPRAEVVAVDPTEALLGRARDRAARLGFGDRFRTHVGELPDGIDGVGDADLIWSSKALHHVGDQAAAVAALAGRLRPGGLLVASEGGLSSRMLPRDFGFGRPGFEARLEAVREDWFARMRAALPGARGVVEDWPALLTAAGLKSPRSRSFLLDVPAPLDAAQRQHITRQLDRAVEVFGEFLDEDDRATLTRLLDPDDPLGVARRTDLFWLSAQTFHTARAA from the coding sequence ATGACCGACCACAGCCACGGCACCACCACCCCGGCACCCGGACACGACGACGACCACGGCCGGAAGCCCGACCCGGCCGGGCACCGGCACCATCATCACCACGACGACCACACCACCGTGGACTGGGAAGCGCTCGCCGCCCACCTCGAAAGCGAGGCGGAATTCCAGACGCCGATGCTCGACCAGGCCACGGCCTGGCTGCGGGACCTGCTGACCGAACCGTCCGGACCGGGCCCCGACGCGGTGCGCCGGGTGCTCGACGTCGGCAGCGGCCCCGGCGTCACCAGCTGCCTGCTCGCCCGGGCCTTCCCGCGCGCCGAGGTCGTGGCGGTGGACCCGACCGAGGCGCTCCTCGGACGCGCCCGGGACCGCGCCGCCCGCCTCGGCTTCGGCGACCGCTTCCGTACCCACGTCGGCGAGCTGCCCGACGGCATCGACGGCGTCGGCGACGCCGACCTCATCTGGTCCAGCAAGGCCCTGCACCACGTCGGCGACCAGGCCGCGGCGGTGGCCGCCCTGGCCGGCCGGCTGCGCCCGGGCGGCCTGCTCGTCGCCTCCGAGGGCGGCCTGTCGTCCCGCATGCTGCCCCGCGACTTCGGCTTCGGCCGCCCCGGCTTCGAGGCCCGCCTGGAGGCGGTGCGCGAGGACTGGTTCGCCCGGATGCGCGCGGCACTGCCCGGCGCCCGCGGCGTCGTGGAGGACTGGCCCGCCCTGCTGACCGCGGCGGGCCTGAAGTCCCCGCGCAGCCGCAGCTTCCTGCTGGACGTGCCCGCCCCGCTGGACGCGGCCCAGCGGCAGCACATCACCCGGCAACTGGACCGCGCCGTCGAGGTCTTCGGCGAATTCCTGGACGAGGACGACCGCGCCACCCTCACCCGCCTCCTCGACCCGGACGACCCGCTGGGCGTAGCCCGGCGCACGGACCTCTTCTGGCTCTCCGCCCAGACGTTCCACACGGCGCGGGCGGCGTAG